In one window of Miscanthus floridulus cultivar M001 chromosome 12, ASM1932011v1, whole genome shotgun sequence DNA:
- the LOC136497576 gene encoding uncharacterized protein isoform X2 produces the protein MTVQVGIVNLLLETHGGARRKGDATWSPPLAAITFRDLVLYTTNEKWQVINLKEARDFSNNKGFIYVFKKLEWQSLSVDLLPHPDMFTDARFNSSSSQDNKRDDDGAKRMFFGGERFLEGISGEANITVQRTEQNNPVGLEVQLHITEAVCPALSEPGLRAFLRFMTGVSVCLNRGDVDPKAQQLAEAAGSSLVSIIIDHIFLCIKDTEFQLELLMQSLFFSRASVSDGECSKNLSCIKVGGLFLRDTFSRPPCTLIQPSMQAVSQEPPPVPDFGQKFCPPIYPFGNQLLEFAAGVPLFSLYCLQTTPSPSPPKFASKTVITCQPLTVTLQEQSCLRIASFLADGVVPNRGAVLPESSINSLTFSLKEFDLSVPLDAEEITRCSGTKNTSPQSSFSGARLHVEDLYFCQSPSAKCSLLNLDRDPACFLLWEYQPVDASQMKWATRASHLSLSLETSSTSNGQRAVRDSNMWKCIELDDIRFEAAMVTADGSPLLDVPPPEGVVRIGVAFQQFTSNTSVEQLFFVLGFYTYFGQVAERISKVSKGSRSESVKSSADKPENKLPSDTAVSLTMNNLQLNFLESLSASDLHIPLVQFGGADLFLKVSHRTLGGAFAVMTNLMWRTVSVNCLEGESAVICENGTAVTGEHSILVHENEHPKMRAVFWVDHRSKHQAKEAQFLDINITHVMPYDIQDMECHSLNVSAKVSGVRLGGGISYTESLLHRFGILGPDGGPGEGLLRGLKDLSSGPLAKLFKSSHLTEKEDERSKVDDDNSKFDLGVPDDLDVSIELRNWLFALEGTEEVGDCFSPRGGDRISREEKCWHSTFRNIHVSGKSSDRLKLGGGGKVSPKKAFPVERFTAGIEGLQAIKPRLRDQLTRKGSSNNHQIASEFNSSSSVGDQGVDVEATMVIGEDEIEGAKWTMDNVKFSVKEPIEAVATKEELEHLALLCRSEADAMGRITAGILRLLKLDKSLGQGTIEQLRNLGSGGMDNVFSPRRLSRQNSFGSIGTPRTPTMQAIADVMGSKTTLEATISSLQGEISESKAKCVALISQASSTEDQNHAEDIMQLSEKLESMQSLVTRLRTLIN, from the exons ATGACAGTGCAAGTAGGGATTGTTAACCTGCTACTGGAAACACATGGAGGGGCTCGCCGTAAAGGAGATGCAACTTG GTCACCACCGCTAGCAGCAATCACATTCCGTGATCTTGTACTGTACacaacaaatgaaaaatggcAG GTAATAAACTTGAAAGAAGCAAGAGATTTCTCCAACAACAAAGGGTTCATTTATGTTTTCAAG AAACTGGAGTGGCAATCACTGTCAGTTGATCTGTTGCCTCATCCTGACATGTTCACCGATGCAAGATTTAACTCTTCTAGTAGTCAAGATAACAAAAGAGACGATGATGGTGCAAAACGAATGTTCTTTGGCGGTGAAAGATTTTTGGAAGGAATATCTGGAGAGGCTAAT ATCACGGTTCAACGGACAGAACAAAATAATCCAGTTGGGCTTGAGGTTCAGCTGCATATTACTGAAGCTGTCTGTCCTGCCTTAAGTGAACCTG GCTTACGGGCCTTTCTTCGATTCATGACTGGGGTATCTGTGTGCCTAAACAGGGGAGACGTAGATCCAAAAGCTCAGCAG CTTGCAGAAGCAGCAGGATCTTCCTTGGTGTCCATTATCATAGATCACATATTCCTCTGCATTAAAGATACTG AGTTTCAACTTGAACTTCTCATGCAGTCTTTGTTCTTCTCACGG GCGAGCGTTTCAGACGGCGAATGCTCAAAGAACTTGTCTTGCATAAAGGTCGGCGGGCTGTTTCTGAG AGACACCTTTTCTCGTCCTCCATGCACATTGATACAGCCGTCTATGCAAGCAGTTTCACAAGAACCTCCACCTGTGCCTGACTTCG GTCAAAAATTTTGCCCTCCTATCTATCCATTTGGCAATCAACTATTAGAATTCGCTGCTGGAGTTCCTTTGTTTTCCCTCTATTGTCTTCAGACCACTCCTTCTCCATCACCTCCGAAGTTTGCTTCAAAAACAGTCATCACATGCCAACCTCTTACG GTAACCCTCCAGGAGCAGTCGTGCTTAAGAATTGCCTCATTCTTGGCTGATGGAGTTGTACCCAATCGTGGTGCCGTATTGCCCGAGTCTTCAATCAACAGCCTGACATTTTCACTTAAAGAGTTTGATCTCTCTGTTCCATTAGATGCTGAGGAAATCACAAGGTGCAGTGGAACCAAGAATACTAGCCCTCAATCATCCTTTTCGGGTGCACGACTTCATGTGGAAGACCTATACTTCTGCCAGTCACCATCAGCTAAGTGTTCATTGCTAAACCTTGACAGAGATCCAGCTTGCTTCCTTCTGTGGGAATACCAACCTGTTGATGCGAGTCAGATGAAGTGGGCTACTCGGGCTTCTCACCTAAGCCTCTCACTTGAAACTTCTAGCACTTCAAATGGACAGAGGGCAGTTAGGGACTCAAATATGTGGAAATGTATTGAACTAGATGATATCAGATTTGAGGCAGCTATGGTTACAGCAGATGGCAGCCCTTTGTTGGATGTACCGCCTCCAGAGGGTGTTGTAAGAATTGGTGTTGCTTTCCAACAGTTTACGTCCAACACCTCAGTTGAGCAATTATTTTTTGTGTTAGGTTTCTATACTTACTTTGGTCAAGTTGCAGAGCGTATCTCAAAGGTCAGCAAAGGTAGCAGGTCTGAGTCAGTCAAGTCATCTGCTGACAAGCCAGAGAATAAATTGCCAAGTGATACAGCTGTGAGTTTAACTATGAATAACCTCCAGCTCAATTTCTTGGAATCTTTGTCAGCAAGTGATCTACATATTCCCTTGGTTCAGTTCGGTGGAGCGGATCTGTTCCTGAAAGTTTCTCACCGCACTCTAGGTGGTGCCTTTGCAGTCATGACTAACTTGATGTGGAGAACTGTCTCAGTGAACTGTTTAGAAGGAGAAAGTGCTGTGATTTGTGAGAATGGCACTGCAGTGACTGGTGAACACAGCATTCTGGTGCATGAAAATGAGCACCCCAAGATGAGAGCAGTCTTTTGGGTTGATCATAGGAGCAAACACCAGGCTAAAGAAGCTCAGTTCCTTGATATAAACATCACTCATGTAATGCCTTACGATATCCAGGATATGGAGTGCCATAGCTTGAATGTATCGGCTAAGGTATCTGGTGTTCGTCTTGGAGGTGGAATTTCTTACACTGAGTCTTTGCTGCATCGATTTGGTATCCTGGGTCCTGATGGCGGTCCAGGGGAAGGACTCTTGAGGGGTTTGAAGGATTTATCTTCAGGTCCGCTTGCGAAGCTGTTTAAATCCTCTCACCTCACTGAAAAAGAAG ATGAAAGGTCCAAAGTTGATGATGACAATTCAAAGTTTGATCTCGGGGTGCCAGATGATCTTGATGTATCAATTGAGCTTAGAAATTGGCTATTTGCACTTGAAGGAactgaagaagtaggagattgtTTTTCTCCTCGTGGAGGTGATCGTATCAGCAGAGAAGAAAAATGCTGGCATTCAACCTTCAGAAATATACATGTCTCTGGCAAGAGCAGTGATCGACTTAAGTTGGGAGGCGGAGGAAAGGTGTCGCCCAAAAAGGCTTTTCCAGTGGAACGCTTTACG GCTGGAATTGAAGGTTTACAGGCAATAAAACCTCGCCTGAGAGATCAGCTCACTCGAAAAGGATCATCAAACAATCATCAAATAGCCAGTGAATTTAATAGTTCAAGTTCTGTTGGTGACCAAGGAGTTGATGTTGAAGCTACCATGGTCATCGGCGAAGACGAGATTGAGGGTGCCAAATGGACAATGGATAATGTCAAGTTTTCTGTCAAAGAACCG ATCGAGGCAGTTGCAACAAAAGAAGAACTAGAGCACCTTGCACTGCTTTGCAGATCCGAAGCTGATGCAATGGGGAGGATCACTGCTGGAATTCTTCGTCTCCTTAAACTTGACAAATCTCTTGGGCAAGGAACTATAGAACAACTACGTAACCTAG GAAGCGGAGGCATGGACAATGTCTTTTCACCCAGGAGGCTCAGCAGGCAGAACAGTTTTGGTAGCATAGGCACTCCTCGGACTCCAACTATGCAAGCCATTGCGGACGTCATGGGTTCGAAAACCACACTGGAAGCAACCATTTCCTCATTGCAAGGCGAGATTTCCGAATCCAAGGCCAAATGTGTGGCACTGATTTCCCAGGCAAGCAGCACTGAGGATCAAAACCACGCCGAGGACATCATGCAGCTTAGCGAAAAGCTCGAGAGCATGCAATCGTTGGTGACACGATTGAGAACTTTGATCAATTGA
- the LOC136497576 gene encoding uncharacterized protein isoform X1 — protein MESIIARALEYTLKYWLKSFSRDQFKLQGRTAQLSNLDINGDALHASLGLPPALAVDTARVGKLQITLPSVSNVQVEPIEVNIDKLDLVLVEKDDSENLSSPSSTASSPSSATKSSGYGYADKIADGMTVQVGIVNLLLETHGGARRKGDATWSPPLAAITFRDLVLYTTNEKWQVINLKEARDFSNNKGFIYVFKKLEWQSLSVDLLPHPDMFTDARFNSSSSQDNKRDDDGAKRMFFGGERFLEGISGEANITVQRTEQNNPVGLEVQLHITEAVCPALSEPGLRAFLRFMTGVSVCLNRGDVDPKAQQLAEAAGSSLVSIIIDHIFLCIKDTEFQLELLMQSLFFSRASVSDGECSKNLSCIKVGGLFLRDTFSRPPCTLIQPSMQAVSQEPPPVPDFGQKFCPPIYPFGNQLLEFAAGVPLFSLYCLQTTPSPSPPKFASKTVITCQPLTVTLQEQSCLRIASFLADGVVPNRGAVLPESSINSLTFSLKEFDLSVPLDAEEITRCSGTKNTSPQSSFSGARLHVEDLYFCQSPSAKCSLLNLDRDPACFLLWEYQPVDASQMKWATRASHLSLSLETSSTSNGQRAVRDSNMWKCIELDDIRFEAAMVTADGSPLLDVPPPEGVVRIGVAFQQFTSNTSVEQLFFVLGFYTYFGQVAERISKVSKGSRSESVKSSADKPENKLPSDTAVSLTMNNLQLNFLESLSASDLHIPLVQFGGADLFLKVSHRTLGGAFAVMTNLMWRTVSVNCLEGESAVICENGTAVTGEHSILVHENEHPKMRAVFWVDHRSKHQAKEAQFLDINITHVMPYDIQDMECHSLNVSAKVSGVRLGGGISYTESLLHRFGILGPDGGPGEGLLRGLKDLSSGPLAKLFKSSHLTEKEDERSKVDDDNSKFDLGVPDDLDVSIELRNWLFALEGTEEVGDCFSPRGGDRISREEKCWHSTFRNIHVSGKSSDRLKLGGGGKVSPKKAFPVERFTAGIEGLQAIKPRLRDQLTRKGSSNNHQIASEFNSSSSVGDQGVDVEATMVIGEDEIEGAKWTMDNVKFSVKEPIEAVATKEELEHLALLCRSEADAMGRITAGILRLLKLDKSLGQGTIEQLRNLGSGGMDNVFSPRRLSRQNSFGSIGTPRTPTMQAIADVMGSKTTLEATISSLQGEISESKAKCVALISQASSTEDQNHAEDIMQLSEKLESMQSLVTRLRTLIN, from the exons ATGGAGTCGATCATAGCGCGGGCGCTGGAGTACACGCTCAAGTACTGGCTCAAGTCCTTCTCCCGCGACCAGTTCAAGCTCCAGGGCCGCACCGCGCAGCTCTCCAACCTCG ATATCAATGGCGATGCGCTGCACGCGAGCCTGGGGCTGCCTCCCGCGCTCGCCGTCGACACAGCGCGTGTCGGGAAGCTCCAGATCACG TTACCATCTGTATCAAATGTGCAAGTAGAGCCAATTGAGGTGAACATTGACAAGCTTGATCTCGTGCTTGTAGAGAAGGACGATTCTGAAAATCTTTCTAGCCCTAGCAG CACtgcatcatctccatcatcagcaACTAAGAGCAGCGGATATGGTTACGCTGATAAG ATTGCAGACGGAATGACAGTGCAAGTAGGGATTGTTAACCTGCTACTGGAAACACATGGAGGGGCTCGCCGTAAAGGAGATGCAACTTG GTCACCACCGCTAGCAGCAATCACATTCCGTGATCTTGTACTGTACacaacaaatgaaaaatggcAG GTAATAAACTTGAAAGAAGCAAGAGATTTCTCCAACAACAAAGGGTTCATTTATGTTTTCAAG AAACTGGAGTGGCAATCACTGTCAGTTGATCTGTTGCCTCATCCTGACATGTTCACCGATGCAAGATTTAACTCTTCTAGTAGTCAAGATAACAAAAGAGACGATGATGGTGCAAAACGAATGTTCTTTGGCGGTGAAAGATTTTTGGAAGGAATATCTGGAGAGGCTAAT ATCACGGTTCAACGGACAGAACAAAATAATCCAGTTGGGCTTGAGGTTCAGCTGCATATTACTGAAGCTGTCTGTCCTGCCTTAAGTGAACCTG GCTTACGGGCCTTTCTTCGATTCATGACTGGGGTATCTGTGTGCCTAAACAGGGGAGACGTAGATCCAAAAGCTCAGCAG CTTGCAGAAGCAGCAGGATCTTCCTTGGTGTCCATTATCATAGATCACATATTCCTCTGCATTAAAGATACTG AGTTTCAACTTGAACTTCTCATGCAGTCTTTGTTCTTCTCACGG GCGAGCGTTTCAGACGGCGAATGCTCAAAGAACTTGTCTTGCATAAAGGTCGGCGGGCTGTTTCTGAG AGACACCTTTTCTCGTCCTCCATGCACATTGATACAGCCGTCTATGCAAGCAGTTTCACAAGAACCTCCACCTGTGCCTGACTTCG GTCAAAAATTTTGCCCTCCTATCTATCCATTTGGCAATCAACTATTAGAATTCGCTGCTGGAGTTCCTTTGTTTTCCCTCTATTGTCTTCAGACCACTCCTTCTCCATCACCTCCGAAGTTTGCTTCAAAAACAGTCATCACATGCCAACCTCTTACG GTAACCCTCCAGGAGCAGTCGTGCTTAAGAATTGCCTCATTCTTGGCTGATGGAGTTGTACCCAATCGTGGTGCCGTATTGCCCGAGTCTTCAATCAACAGCCTGACATTTTCACTTAAAGAGTTTGATCTCTCTGTTCCATTAGATGCTGAGGAAATCACAAGGTGCAGTGGAACCAAGAATACTAGCCCTCAATCATCCTTTTCGGGTGCACGACTTCATGTGGAAGACCTATACTTCTGCCAGTCACCATCAGCTAAGTGTTCATTGCTAAACCTTGACAGAGATCCAGCTTGCTTCCTTCTGTGGGAATACCAACCTGTTGATGCGAGTCAGATGAAGTGGGCTACTCGGGCTTCTCACCTAAGCCTCTCACTTGAAACTTCTAGCACTTCAAATGGACAGAGGGCAGTTAGGGACTCAAATATGTGGAAATGTATTGAACTAGATGATATCAGATTTGAGGCAGCTATGGTTACAGCAGATGGCAGCCCTTTGTTGGATGTACCGCCTCCAGAGGGTGTTGTAAGAATTGGTGTTGCTTTCCAACAGTTTACGTCCAACACCTCAGTTGAGCAATTATTTTTTGTGTTAGGTTTCTATACTTACTTTGGTCAAGTTGCAGAGCGTATCTCAAAGGTCAGCAAAGGTAGCAGGTCTGAGTCAGTCAAGTCATCTGCTGACAAGCCAGAGAATAAATTGCCAAGTGATACAGCTGTGAGTTTAACTATGAATAACCTCCAGCTCAATTTCTTGGAATCTTTGTCAGCAAGTGATCTACATATTCCCTTGGTTCAGTTCGGTGGAGCGGATCTGTTCCTGAAAGTTTCTCACCGCACTCTAGGTGGTGCCTTTGCAGTCATGACTAACTTGATGTGGAGAACTGTCTCAGTGAACTGTTTAGAAGGAGAAAGTGCTGTGATTTGTGAGAATGGCACTGCAGTGACTGGTGAACACAGCATTCTGGTGCATGAAAATGAGCACCCCAAGATGAGAGCAGTCTTTTGGGTTGATCATAGGAGCAAACACCAGGCTAAAGAAGCTCAGTTCCTTGATATAAACATCACTCATGTAATGCCTTACGATATCCAGGATATGGAGTGCCATAGCTTGAATGTATCGGCTAAGGTATCTGGTGTTCGTCTTGGAGGTGGAATTTCTTACACTGAGTCTTTGCTGCATCGATTTGGTATCCTGGGTCCTGATGGCGGTCCAGGGGAAGGACTCTTGAGGGGTTTGAAGGATTTATCTTCAGGTCCGCTTGCGAAGCTGTTTAAATCCTCTCACCTCACTGAAAAAGAAG ATGAAAGGTCCAAAGTTGATGATGACAATTCAAAGTTTGATCTCGGGGTGCCAGATGATCTTGATGTATCAATTGAGCTTAGAAATTGGCTATTTGCACTTGAAGGAactgaagaagtaggagattgtTTTTCTCCTCGTGGAGGTGATCGTATCAGCAGAGAAGAAAAATGCTGGCATTCAACCTTCAGAAATATACATGTCTCTGGCAAGAGCAGTGATCGACTTAAGTTGGGAGGCGGAGGAAAGGTGTCGCCCAAAAAGGCTTTTCCAGTGGAACGCTTTACG GCTGGAATTGAAGGTTTACAGGCAATAAAACCTCGCCTGAGAGATCAGCTCACTCGAAAAGGATCATCAAACAATCATCAAATAGCCAGTGAATTTAATAGTTCAAGTTCTGTTGGTGACCAAGGAGTTGATGTTGAAGCTACCATGGTCATCGGCGAAGACGAGATTGAGGGTGCCAAATGGACAATGGATAATGTCAAGTTTTCTGTCAAAGAACCG ATCGAGGCAGTTGCAACAAAAGAAGAACTAGAGCACCTTGCACTGCTTTGCAGATCCGAAGCTGATGCAATGGGGAGGATCACTGCTGGAATTCTTCGTCTCCTTAAACTTGACAAATCTCTTGGGCAAGGAACTATAGAACAACTACGTAACCTAG GAAGCGGAGGCATGGACAATGTCTTTTCACCCAGGAGGCTCAGCAGGCAGAACAGTTTTGGTAGCATAGGCACTCCTCGGACTCCAACTATGCAAGCCATTGCGGACGTCATGGGTTCGAAAACCACACTGGAAGCAACCATTTCCTCATTGCAAGGCGAGATTTCCGAATCCAAGGCCAAATGTGTGGCACTGATTTCCCAGGCAAGCAGCACTGAGGATCAAAACCACGCCGAGGACATCATGCAGCTTAGCGAAAAGCTCGAGAGCATGCAATCGTTGGTGACACGATTGAGAACTTTGATCAATTGA
- the LOC136497585 gene encoding cyclin-P1-1-like, whose protein sequence is MTAVALVLPTDAASDGDGGVDHSPTAPPPQELVMVARAVQRLVARNDAVADGRGAGGGRGMRAFEAAKGAPAPRIGVPEYLERVHRYAALDPECYVVAYAYVDMAAHRRPAAAVASRNVHRLLLASLLVASKVLDDFHHSNAFFARVGGVSNAEMNKLELELLDVLHFAVAVDHRVYHRYREHLEKEMLRRDYSYGLMPVPGSAAPSKPRTAASSVVNKPPLPPLTEDRRRPAEAGDGDREEHDRKLPNGAPAANTMTSLRELWAFDC, encoded by the exons ATGACGGCCGTGGCGCTGGTGCTGCCCACGGACGCCGCGtcggacggcgacggcggcgtcgaCCACTCCCCGACGGCGCCCCCGCCGCAGGAGCTGGTCATGGTGGCGCGCGCCGTGCAGCGGCTCGTGGCGCGGAACGACGCGGTGGCGGACGGGCGCGGggcagggggagggagagggatgCGGGCGTTCGAGGCGGCGAAGGGCGCGCCGGCGCCGCGCATCGGCGTGCCCGAGTACCTGGAGCGCGTGCACCGCTACGCCGCGCTGGACCCCGAGTGCTACGTCGTCGCGTACGCCTACGTGGACATGGCCGCGCACCGccggcccgccgccgccgtcgcgtccAGGAACGTGCACCGCCTCCTCCTCGCGTCCCTCCTCGTCGCCTCCAAGGTCCTCGACGACTT CCACCACAGCAACGCCTTCTTCGCGCGCGTGGGCGGCGTGAGCAACGCGGAGATGAACaagctggagctggagctgctGGACGTGCTCCacttcgccgtcgccgtcgaccaccgcgtCTACCACAGGTACCGCGAGCACCTGGAGAAGGAGATGCTGCGCAGGGACTACAGCTACGGCCTGATGCCCGTGCCCGGCAGCGCGGCGCCCAGCAAGCCGAGAACGGCCGCGTCGTCCGTCGTCAACAAGCCGCCCCTGCCGCCGCTGACGGAGGATCGTCGTCGTCCGGCCGAAGCTGGCGACGGCGACCGCGAGGAGCACGACCGGAAGCTGCCCAACGGCGCGCCGGCGGCCAACACGATGACGTCGCTTCGAGAGCTGTGGGCCTTCGATTGCTAG